AACTGCCCGGAATGGGGACGTCCTGAGGTACGGATGTTTGGCACGTCCACAAAGCGGGGAGCACCGCTCCGTCGCGGTGGCGAACTTCGCTACTGATACAGGCACTGACTTCGGAACAGACAGATCGGTCGGATCGAACACACCGGACAGATCAGGCAGATCAGGAAAAAGAAACGAAGTGCTCTTCCGCGACAGTGAAGAAGTGCGAGAGGCGGCGGCAGCCGGCTGGAGGCTAGAAGCAGAGCCAGAGCGACGACATCAGCGGCCGGAAGAGCGGGTGGTACTGCCAGGCCGACTTCGGTCCATTGCAGCCCCACCTCCTCCGGCCGGTCCCCCGTGGGGGAGTGTCAACGGCGTCGGGACTTGATCGCGACGCTTCTGCGTGCTGCCCGAACGACCGGCCCAGACTATCAGCAGGCCGAACTGTCAAGGCGCTGCTTTGCCCGGTACTGACGAGTTCTATGCTCACCGCATGGTTGATGTTCTTGCTCTGGTAGAGGCACGGTTGCGCACCGCGCTGGGCGAACCGGACGCCCGCGCCGCGGTCACCTTCCTCGGCACGGACCGCGTCGAGGTCCTGCGTTTCCCGGACGACAACCAGGACGGCACCGTCGTCCGCTACGCCACCCTCGGCATGTCCGCGCAGCCCATGAGCGACCCCACGGCGATGCTCGCCGACCCGGTCGCGGGCCCGCGCGCCGAGCTGGTCCTCTCCGTCCGCGGCGGCCTCGCCGACACCGACAAGGTGCTCCGGCCCCTCGCCGTGCTGGCCGCGTCCCCGCAGGTCGAGGGCGTGATCGTGGCCCCCGGCGCCTCCCTCGACGTGGGTGAACCGCTGTGGCCCGGCGCTCCGTTCACCTCGGTGCTGGTCGCCGAGCCGGGCGGCCTGGTCGAGGACCTGGACCTCGACGCGCCCCTCGACCCGGTGCGCTTCCTGCCGCTGCTCCCCATGACGCCGAACGAGGCCGCCTGGAAACGCGTCCACGGCGCGCAGGCCCTCCAGGAACGCTGGTTGACGAACGGGACGGACCTCCGGGATCCCTCCCGCAGGTCCGTCCCGCTGGACTGACCGCCGCAGCTGACCGTCGTAGTGAGCAAGCTCACCAGCGAGCCCACCAACGGCGGCCGGGAATCGGCTAGTTGGCGAACACCGCGACACTGTCCTCCACCGCGTGCCTCGGCTCCAGCTCCTCGGCCTCGTGCGTGAGCGCGTTCCGTCGTACGAGGACCACCAGCGCGCCCAGCGCCGCGGTGATCGCCGCGACCACGAACGGGATGTGGATGTTGCTCCACCCCTCGATCTTCGGCGCGAAGAACGGCGCGGCCGCCGCCGCGAACCAGCGGACGAAGTTGTAGCCCGCGCTTGCCACCGGGCGCGGCGCGTCCGAGACGCCCAGGGCCAGCTCGGTGTAGACGGTGTTGTTCACGCCGATGAAGGCGCCGGACAGGATCGTGCAGACGATGGCGGTGGTGTGGCTGCCGTAGCCGAGGACCAGGACGTCGGCGGCGAGCAGTACGAGTGAACCGCCGAGCACCTTCAGGGAGCCGAACCGGGCCTGGAGGCGCGGGGCGACGAAGACCGAGAAGACGGCGAGCAGGACACCCCAGGCGAAGAACACGGCACCCGACTTGTACGGGGTCATGTTCAGCACGAACGGGGTGAAGGCCAGCACGGTGAAGAACGTGTAGTTGTAGAAGAACGAGGAGACGGCTGCGGAGGCCAGGCCGCCGTGGCCCAGCGCCTTCAGCGGGTCGAGCAGGGACGTCTTCTGGGCCGGCTTCGGCTGTTCCTTCAGGAACACCGTGATGCAGAGGAAGCCGATCGCCATCAGGAACGCGGTGCCGAAGAAGGGGTAGCGCCAGCTCTGGTTGCCCAGCAGGGCGCCGAGCAGCGGGCCGCAGGCCATGCCCAGGCCGAGGGCGGACTCGTAGAGCAGGATCGCGGCGGCGCTGCCGCCGGCCGCCGCGCCGACGATGACGGCGAGGGCGGTCGACACGAAGAGCGCGTTGCCCAGGCCCCAGCCGGCCCGGAAGCCGACGAGTTCGCCGACCGATCCCGAGGTGCCGGCGAGGCCCGCGAAGACCACGACGAGGGCGAGGCCGAGCAGCAGGGTCTTCTTGCCGCCGATGCGGCTGGAGACGAAGCCGGTCACCAGCATCGCGATGGCGGTGATCAGGAAGTACGAGGTGAAGAGCAGGGACACCTGGCTCGCCGTGGCGTCCAGGCCCTTGGCGATCGACGGCAGGATCGGGTCGACGAGTCCGATGCCCATGAAGGCGACGACCGAGGCGCCCGCGGTGGCCCAGACCGCCTTGGGCTGTCGAAGGATGCTGCCCGAGCCGGTGTCGGCTCCCTTGTCGAAGGGGTCGTCCATGCTTCCTCCCAAGTAGTTGGTATATGCACATAGTAAGTTAGGCAAGGTAATGAATGCAAGTTACATCTAGTTTCGCTCGGTGAGCGGTCCTGGTTTCGCTCCGTGAGTGGTCCCGGCCGGACGGGTGATCGTCCTTGACGTGCGCGGGTGAGGGTAGGACCGTGGGGCCCTATGAGGGGCGAACCCAGTTGCCCGAAGTGTGGTGGCCGGGTCAGGGCTCCCGGACTCTTCGCCGATTCCTGGCAGTGCGATGTGCACGGGACGGTGCATCCGCTGCAGCCCGTGATCCCGCCCAGCGTCGAGGCGCTCAGTGTCGTGGTGCATCGGACGAAGGTGCCGGTGTGGATGCCGTGGCCGTTGCCGGTCGGGTGGCTGTTCACCGGGGTGGCCTGCGCGGGGGATGACCGTAGTGGGGGGCGGGCTACGGCCGTTGCGTGTTCCGGGCCGGGGCCGCTTGGGGGGATCGGGGAGTTGATCCTTGTCGCGGAGGAGCTGGGGGTCGGGCTCGGGGCGCGGTATGCGGGGATCGATGGGCCGGATCCTGGGCCCTATATGAACGTCGAGAAGCCTCCTCAGGCGAAGTTGCTGGCGGCGGGGCGGCCTACGCCGTTGTGGCATGTGTCTACGGCGCCGGATGATCGGGCGGTTTTTGCCGGCGAGGCGTTGGGGCTGTGGCTGTGGGCCGTGGTGTGGCCTGAGCAGTCGGGGTTGTTGATGTATGACGAGCTG
The nucleotide sequence above comes from Streptomyces sp. N50. Encoded proteins:
- a CDS encoding suppressor of fused domain protein, with product MVDVLALVEARLRTALGEPDARAAVTFLGTDRVEVLRFPDDNQDGTVVRYATLGMSAQPMSDPTAMLADPVAGPRAELVLSVRGGLADTDKVLRPLAVLAASPQVEGVIVAPGASLDVGEPLWPGAPFTSVLVAEPGGLVEDLDLDAPLDPVRFLPLLPMTPNEAAWKRVHGAQALQERWLTNGTDLRDPSRRSVPLD
- a CDS encoding MFS transporter, which encodes MDDPFDKGADTGSGSILRQPKAVWATAGASVVAFMGIGLVDPILPSIAKGLDATASQVSLLFTSYFLITAIAMLVTGFVSSRIGGKKTLLLGLALVVVFAGLAGTSGSVGELVGFRAGWGLGNALFVSTALAVIVGAAAGGSAAAILLYESALGLGMACGPLLGALLGNQSWRYPFFGTAFLMAIGFLCITVFLKEQPKPAQKTSLLDPLKALGHGGLASAAVSSFFYNYTFFTVLAFTPFVLNMTPYKSGAVFFAWGVLLAVFSVFVAPRLQARFGSLKVLGGSLVLLAADVLVLGYGSHTTAIVCTILSGAFIGVNNTVYTELALGVSDAPRPVASAGYNFVRWFAAAAAPFFAPKIEGWSNIHIPFVVAAITAALGALVVLVRRNALTHEAEELEPRHAVEDSVAVFAN
- a CDS encoding DUF6758 family protein, producing the protein MRGEPSCPKCGGRVRAPGLFADSWQCDVHGTVHPLQPVIPPSVEALSVVVHRTKVPVWMPWPLPVGWLFTGVACAGDDRSGGRATAVACSGPGPLGGIGELILVAEELGVGLGARYAGIDGPDPGPYMNVEKPPQAKLLAAGRPTPLWHVSTAPDDRAVFAGEALGLWLWAVVWPEQSGLLMYDELVLTDLRDAGAEVDLVPCGALSPRLLEP